Proteins from one Pelodiscus sinensis isolate JC-2024 chromosome 21, ASM4963464v1, whole genome shotgun sequence genomic window:
- the BCL7B gene encoding B-cell CLL/lymphoma 7 protein family member B isoform X3 — translation MSGRSVRAETRSRAKDDIKKVMAAIERVRKWEKKWVTVGDTSLRIFKWVPVADSKEKEKSKTSGSTAREPNGFPADTSANSSLLLEFQDETSNQSSLSDVYQLKVDSSPNSSPSPQQSESMSPAHTSDFRTDDSQPPTLGQEILEEPCLPSSEVADEPPTLTKEEPVPLETQETEEDSGAPPLKRFCAEQNSVCHTALES, via the exons ATGTCGGGCCGCTCGGTGCGAGCTGAAACTCGCAGCCGCGCCAAAGAtgacatcaaaaaagtgatggcGGCCATCGAACGCGTCCGCAAATG GGAGAAGAAGTGGGTTACAGTGGGAGACACGTCCCTTCGGATATTTAAGTGGGTGCCTGTAGCAGATAGTAAAGAG AAAGAGAAGTCCAAAACAAGTGGCAGCACTGCCCGAGAACCCAATGGCTTCCCAGCTGACACATCGGCCAACTCCTCCCTTCTCCTGGAATTCCAGG ATGAGACCAGTAACCAGAGCTCCCTGTCGGATGTCTACCAGCTCAAAGTCGACAGCAGCCCAAACTCGAgccccagcccacagcagagTGAGTCAATGAGTCCTGCGCACACGTCTGATTTCCGCACGGACGACTCACAGCCGCCTACACTGGGGCAGGAGATCCTGGAAG agccctgcctgccttcctcgGAAGTTGCAGATGAGCCTCCCACTCTCACGAAGGAAGAGCCTGTCCCTCTTGAGACTCAG GAAACTGAAGAGGATTCTGGGGCACCACCTCTGAAGAGATTTTGTGCCGAGCAGAACTCTGTATGCCACACAGCCTTGGAGAGCtag
- the BCL7B gene encoding B-cell CLL/lymphoma 7 protein family member B isoform X1 has translation MSQSPRLIGFGGGTRMANNQSKRITEKWAEPGEGTPNDSLRCEWAGTRGVTRLAETTPNDKSAVAHCVRGHVDRRCARPVGAQGAGFSVTMGAGGPLRDPRCPAWRGDMAAGPGCRAPPGEKKWVTVGDTSLRIFKWVPVADSKEKEKSKTSGSTAREPNGFPADTSANSSLLLEFQDETSNQSSLSDVYQLKVDSSPNSSPSPQQSESMSPAHTSDFRTDDSQPPTLGQEILEEPCLPSSEVADEPPTLTKEEPVPLETQETEEDSGAPPLKRFCAEQNSVCHTALES, from the exons ATGAGCCAATCACCGCGCCTCATCGGCTTCGGTGGCGGGACTCGCATGGCTAATAACCAGTCAAAACGCATCACGGAAAAGTGGgcggagccaggggagggaacaCCCAATGACTCTTTACGGTGTGAGTGGGCGGGCACACGAGGGGTTACCCGATTGGCAGAGACGACTCCCAATGACAAGTCTGCTGTGGCGCACTGCGTCCGAGGTCACGTAGACAGGCGTTGTGCGCGGCCAGTCGGGGCCCAGGGGGCGGGATTCTCTGTTACCATGGGCGCCGGAGGCCCTCTCCGTGACCCCCGCTGTCCTGCCTGGCGCGGGGACATGGCcgccgggccgggctgcagggccCCGCCGGG GGAGAAGAAGTGGGTTACAGTGGGAGACACGTCCCTTCGGATATTTAAGTGGGTGCCTGTAGCAGATAGTAAAGAG AAAGAGAAGTCCAAAACAAGTGGCAGCACTGCCCGAGAACCCAATGGCTTCCCAGCTGACACATCGGCCAACTCCTCCCTTCTCCTGGAATTCCAGG ATGAGACCAGTAACCAGAGCTCCCTGTCGGATGTCTACCAGCTCAAAGTCGACAGCAGCCCAAACTCGAgccccagcccacagcagagTGAGTCAATGAGTCCTGCGCACACGTCTGATTTCCGCACGGACGACTCACAGCCGCCTACACTGGGGCAGGAGATCCTGGAAG agccctgcctgccttcctcgGAAGTTGCAGATGAGCCTCCCACTCTCACGAAGGAAGAGCCTGTCCCTCTTGAGACTCAG GAAACTGAAGAGGATTCTGGGGCACCACCTCTGAAGAGATTTTGTGCCGAGCAGAACTCTGTATGCCACACAGCCTTGGAGAGCtag
- the BCL7B gene encoding B-cell CLL/lymphoma 7 protein family member B isoform X2, which translates to MSQSPRLIGFGGGTRMANNQSKRITEKWAEPGEGTPNDSLRCEWAGTRGVTRLAETTPNDKSAVAHCVRGHVDRRCARPVGAQGAGFSVTMGAGGPLRDPRCPAWRGDMAAGPGCRAPPGEKKWVTVGDTSLRIFKWVPVADSKEKEKSKTSGSTAREPNGFPADTSANSSLLLEFQDETSNQSSLSDVYQLKVDSSPNSSPSPQQSESMSPAHTSDFRTDDSQPPTLGQEILEEPCLPSSEVADEPPTLTKEEPVPLETQAWVALSPGSSPVSSCECQNQQ; encoded by the exons ATGAGCCAATCACCGCGCCTCATCGGCTTCGGTGGCGGGACTCGCATGGCTAATAACCAGTCAAAACGCATCACGGAAAAGTGGgcggagccaggggagggaacaCCCAATGACTCTTTACGGTGTGAGTGGGCGGGCACACGAGGGGTTACCCGATTGGCAGAGACGACTCCCAATGACAAGTCTGCTGTGGCGCACTGCGTCCGAGGTCACGTAGACAGGCGTTGTGCGCGGCCAGTCGGGGCCCAGGGGGCGGGATTCTCTGTTACCATGGGCGCCGGAGGCCCTCTCCGTGACCCCCGCTGTCCTGCCTGGCGCGGGGACATGGCcgccgggccgggctgcagggccCCGCCGGG GGAGAAGAAGTGGGTTACAGTGGGAGACACGTCCCTTCGGATATTTAAGTGGGTGCCTGTAGCAGATAGTAAAGAG AAAGAGAAGTCCAAAACAAGTGGCAGCACTGCCCGAGAACCCAATGGCTTCCCAGCTGACACATCGGCCAACTCCTCCCTTCTCCTGGAATTCCAGG ATGAGACCAGTAACCAGAGCTCCCTGTCGGATGTCTACCAGCTCAAAGTCGACAGCAGCCCAAACTCGAgccccagcccacagcagagTGAGTCAATGAGTCCTGCGCACACGTCTGATTTCCGCACGGACGACTCACAGCCGCCTACACTGGGGCAGGAGATCCTGGAAG agccctgcctgccttcctcgGAAGTTGCAGATGAGCCTCCCACTCTCACGAAGGAAGAGCCTGTCCCTCTTGAGACTCAG GCTTGGGTGGCCCTCAGCCCAGGTTCCTCGCCAGTGTCGAGCTGCGAGTGCCAAAATCAGCAGTGA